In Mycobacteriales bacterium, a genomic segment contains:
- a CDS encoding EF-hand domain-containing protein: MTDTNRYADSFRILDADGDGKISAAELVQLMRGLGDDVTDEAAAKAVDLMDTDGDGLVSLEEFAGYQATHGV, encoded by the coding sequence GTGACCGACACCAACCGCTACGCCGACAGCTTCCGCATCCTCGACGCCGACGGCGACGGCAAGATCTCCGCCGCCGAGCTGGTCCAGCTCATGCGCGGCCTCGGCGACGACGTGACCGACGAGGCCGCGGCCAAGGCCGTCGACCTGATGGACACCGACGGCGACGGCCTCGTCAGCCTCGAGGAGTTCGCCGGCTACCAGGCCACCCACGGCGTCTGA